The Sinomonas sp. P10A9 genome includes a window with the following:
- a CDS encoding APC family permease: MSTSTSAQRTAKEGAVAQAAPHGRQRRLGVASVTLMIIAASAPLTVLAGGVTTTFAVTGLLGVPLSYLVLGAILAVFAVGYAAMSRHVTNAGAFYAYAAQGISRPAGVGVSLVALMAYNLMQVGIYGLFGFTVSSLLAERFGIDIPWWAAVLVCIAVVAVLGVNRVDLSAKVLGILVALEFLVVIVYDVAAFAAAPEGITAEPLSPSSLFVPGVGAVLSFGVAAFMGFESAAIYGEEAKDPHRTIPRATYTAVGIIALFYAVSSWAMAVGVGPSQLADQAGQQGPDLVFTFLGSHVGQIAADIAQVLFITSLFAALVSFHNAVARYFFSLGRERVLPGWLEATSHHGAPKAGSLVQTGIAVVVTVAFAIAGNGSDLGPLYPVLTMFTWLTNAGAMGLVLLMAIVSAAVIGFFRRRRIASVGIWTSTVAPGLGAVALAVVFGLIVANFDVLLGLTEPSVLSWVLPAIVVLPGVIGIVWALRLRGTHPALYSRIGHGEEGKAHHLGDDD, translated from the coding sequence ATGAGCACCTCGACAAGCGCGCAGCGCACGGCGAAGGAGGGAGCAGTGGCCCAGGCCGCCCCCCACGGGCGCCAGCGCCGCCTCGGCGTCGCGTCGGTGACCCTCATGATCATCGCGGCGTCCGCTCCGCTGACCGTCCTGGCCGGAGGCGTGACGACGACGTTCGCCGTGACCGGCCTGCTCGGAGTCCCGCTGTCCTACCTCGTGCTCGGCGCCATCCTCGCGGTCTTCGCCGTCGGGTACGCCGCCATGAGCCGCCACGTGACCAACGCCGGCGCGTTCTACGCCTACGCGGCGCAGGGCATCTCCCGTCCCGCCGGCGTGGGCGTCTCGCTCGTGGCGCTCATGGCCTACAACCTCATGCAGGTGGGCATCTACGGGCTCTTCGGCTTCACGGTCTCCTCGCTCCTTGCCGAACGCTTCGGCATCGACATCCCGTGGTGGGCGGCGGTGCTCGTGTGCATCGCGGTGGTCGCGGTCCTCGGCGTCAATCGCGTGGACCTCTCGGCGAAGGTGCTCGGCATCCTCGTGGCGCTCGAGTTCCTCGTGGTGATCGTGTATGACGTTGCCGCGTTCGCCGCCGCCCCCGAGGGCATCACCGCCGAGCCCCTGTCGCCGTCGAGCCTGTTCGTCCCGGGCGTCGGCGCCGTGCTCTCATTCGGCGTCGCGGCCTTCATGGGCTTCGAGTCCGCCGCGATCTACGGCGAAGAGGCCAAGGACCCCCACCGCACGATCCCGCGCGCCACCTACACCGCCGTGGGCATCATCGCGCTGTTCTACGCGGTCTCCTCGTGGGCGATGGCCGTGGGCGTAGGCCCCTCGCAGCTTGCCGACCAGGCTGGCCAGCAGGGCCCGGACCTCGTCTTCACCTTCCTCGGGTCCCACGTCGGCCAGATCGCCGCGGACATCGCCCAGGTGCTGTTCATCACGAGCCTCTTCGCCGCGCTGGTGAGCTTCCACAACGCCGTTGCACGCTACTTCTTCTCGCTCGGCCGCGAGCGTGTCCTGCCCGGCTGGCTCGAGGCCACGAGCCACCACGGCGCGCCCAAGGCCGGCTCGCTCGTGCAGACCGGCATCGCCGTTGTCGTGACTGTCGCGTTCGCCATCGCCGGGAACGGCTCCGACCTCGGCCCGCTGTACCCGGTGCTGACCATGTTCACGTGGCTCACGAACGCCGGCGCCATGGGCCTCGTGCTGCTCATGGCGATCGTCTCCGCTGCCGTGATCGGCTTCTTCCGCCGGCGCCGCATCGCCAGCGTCGGGATCTGGACGTCCACCGTGGCGCCAGGCCTCGGGGCCGTCGCGCTCGCCGTCGTGTTCGGTCTCATCGTGGCGAACTTCGACGTTCTGCTCGGCCTCACCGAGCCGAGCGTCCTCAGCTGGGTCCTTCCGGCGATCGTGGTACTGCCAGGCGTCATCGGGATCGTCTGGGCGCTCCGGCTCCGTGGCACGCACCCGGCCCTGTACTCGCGCATCGGCCATGGCGAGGAGGGGAAGGCCCACCACCTCGGCGACGACGACTGA
- a CDS encoding histamine oxidase, translating into MSTETTIHDHACHEAEGVEPEAQAAGQYALATAAEVSAARGILERAGLWHETTRIAYLGLVDPPRGRGGDHEGIDRRFRAFLHDVAGAAPHDVTLSVTRGEVDSDVELDTAVSGELPVLEEEFEAVEEILNADPRWLAALEARGLAVSTVRVAPLSAGVFDYPEEKGRRILRGLAFVQEHETDSPWAHPVDGLVAYVDVVNRSVDQVLDFGVVPVPAEHGNFTDPELTGPIRTTQKPIEIIQAEGPSFTVMGGNHVEWERWSLDVGFDVREGLVLHNIAFDDASAGQSTGQGAGQSTGQGTGEPGDPRPARRRRILDRASIAEMVVPYGDPSPVRSWQNYFDTGEYLVGQFANSLELGCDCLGEITYLSPVVSDAFGRPRTIANGICMHEEDWSILSKHSDLWSGVNYVRRNRRLVISFFTTIGNYDYGFYWYLYLDGTIEFEAKATGVVFTSAQPSKDYPYSSEMAPGLGAPFHQHLFSARLDFALDGGPNRVEEEDAVRVPMGPGNERGNAFTRKRTVLARELEAARDAEPALGRSWVVSNPSSLNRLGEPVAYKIHSQGQPTLLADPASSVAGRAAFATKALWVTQYDEAERYPTGDFVNQHPGGAGLPAYQAQDRDIDGTDLVVWHTFGLTHFPRPEDWPIMPVDHVGFKIRPEGFFDRSPVLDVPAPVSGGHCHM; encoded by the coding sequence ATGAGCACGGAGACCACCATCCACGACCACGCGTGCCACGAGGCTGAAGGCGTCGAGCCGGAGGCTCAGGCCGCGGGCCAGTATGCCCTCGCGACGGCCGCCGAGGTCTCGGCCGCGCGCGGCATCCTTGAGCGCGCCGGCCTGTGGCACGAGACAACGCGCATCGCGTATCTCGGCCTCGTCGACCCGCCCCGCGGCCGGGGAGGGGATCACGAGGGCATCGACCGCCGCTTCCGCGCGTTCCTGCACGACGTCGCCGGTGCTGCGCCGCACGACGTCACCCTTTCGGTGACGCGCGGCGAGGTGGACTCGGACGTCGAGCTCGACACCGCGGTGTCGGGCGAGCTGCCCGTCCTCGAGGAGGAGTTCGAGGCCGTCGAGGAGATCCTCAACGCCGATCCGCGCTGGCTCGCCGCCCTCGAGGCACGCGGCCTCGCGGTCTCCACGGTACGGGTCGCACCGCTGTCGGCCGGCGTCTTCGACTACCCCGAGGAGAAGGGCCGCCGGATCCTGCGCGGCCTCGCGTTCGTGCAGGAGCACGAGACTGACAGCCCGTGGGCACACCCCGTGGACGGCCTCGTCGCGTACGTCGACGTCGTGAACCGCAGCGTGGACCAGGTGCTCGACTTCGGCGTGGTCCCGGTCCCGGCCGAGCACGGCAACTTCACCGACCCCGAGCTGACCGGGCCGATCCGTACCACCCAGAAGCCCATCGAGATCATCCAGGCCGAGGGACCGAGCTTCACGGTCATGGGCGGCAACCATGTCGAGTGGGAGCGCTGGAGCCTCGACGTCGGCTTCGATGTGCGCGAGGGCCTTGTGCTGCACAACATCGCCTTCGACGATGCGTCCGCAGGACAGAGCACGGGACAGGGCGCAGGGCAGAGCACAGGACAGGGCACAGGAGAGCCGGGCGATCCCCGCCCCGCGCGCCGTCGTCGGATCCTGGACCGTGCCTCGATCGCGGAGATGGTCGTGCCGTACGGCGACCCGTCCCCGGTGCGCTCGTGGCAGAACTACTTCGACACCGGCGAGTACCTCGTGGGCCAGTTCGCCAACTCCCTCGAGCTGGGCTGCGACTGCCTCGGCGAGATCACCTACCTCAGCCCCGTGGTGAGCGACGCGTTCGGCAGGCCCCGGACCATCGCGAACGGCATCTGCATGCACGAGGAGGACTGGTCCATCCTGTCCAAGCACTCGGACCTGTGGAGCGGGGTCAACTATGTGCGGCGCAACCGCCGTCTCGTCATCAGCTTCTTCACCACGATCGGCAACTACGACTACGGCTTCTACTGGTACCTCTACCTCGACGGCACGATCGAGTTCGAGGCCAAGGCCACCGGCGTCGTGTTCACGAGCGCCCAGCCGTCCAAGGACTACCCGTACTCGTCCGAGATGGCGCCGGGGCTCGGTGCGCCGTTCCACCAGCACCTCTTCAGCGCACGCCTCGATTTCGCGCTCGACGGCGGCCCGAACCGCGTCGAGGAGGAGGACGCCGTGCGCGTGCCGATGGGCCCCGGGAACGAGCGCGGCAACGCGTTCACGCGCAAGCGCACCGTTCTGGCCCGCGAGTTGGAGGCCGCACGCGACGCCGAACCTGCGCTCGGCCGATCGTGGGTCGTCTCGAACCCGTCCTCCCTCAACCGGCTCGGCGAGCCGGTCGCGTACAAGATCCATTCCCAAGGTCAGCCGACCCTCCTTGCCGACCCCGCGTCGTCGGTCGCGGGCCGCGCGGCGTTCGCTACGAAGGCCCTCTGGGTCACCCAGTACGACGAGGCCGAGCGGTACCCGACGGGAGACTTCGTCAACCAGCACCCGGGCGGCGCGGGCCTGCCGGCCTATCAGGCGCAGGACCGCGACATCGACGGGACCGACCTCGTCGTGTGGCACACGTTCGGGCTCACGCACTTCCCGCGTCCCGAGGACTGGCCCATCATGCCCGTGGACCACGTGGGCTTCAAGATCCGCCCCGAGGGCTTCTTCGACCGCAGTCCGGTCCTCGATGTTCCCGCGCCGGTATCCGGCGGCCACTGCCACATGTAG
- a CDS encoding helix-turn-helix domain-containing protein: protein MSAIQTAEGLEVTLAHDFDSWRRAVSASFVPLHVEADRRSGFEGSMRGRHLASRDLSMIEVAASSHTVLRTSELVAASERKYFKLSIQLAGTGLLLQDGREAVLTPGNLAVYSTDRPYTLAFDGDFRSLVLMFPHAALDLPPDAMAQITATSMSGSDGLGALVAPFLVRLSENLAAVAGPNGSRLINNALDLVTTLFNGELDLRSAASRDPHQMLLARIHDYIEVHLPDQALSPGSIAAAHFISTRHLHDLFRELGTTVSASIRERRLERCRRDLRDPVLADRPVTAIAARWGFTDSAHFSRIFRAAYGLPPTSYRAAVG from the coding sequence ATGAGCGCTATCCAGACTGCCGAGGGCCTCGAGGTCACGCTCGCCCACGACTTCGACTCGTGGCGGCGCGCGGTCTCGGCCTCCTTCGTCCCGCTCCACGTCGAGGCCGACCGTCGGTCGGGGTTCGAGGGCAGCATGCGCGGCAGGCATCTGGCCTCGCGGGACCTGAGCATGATCGAGGTCGCGGCGAGCAGTCACACGGTGCTGCGCACGAGCGAGCTCGTCGCCGCGTCGGAGCGCAAGTACTTCAAGCTGAGCATCCAGCTCGCGGGAACGGGGCTCCTCCTGCAGGACGGCCGCGAGGCGGTCCTCACGCCCGGCAACCTCGCCGTCTACTCCACGGACCGGCCGTACACGCTCGCGTTCGACGGCGACTTCCGCTCGCTCGTGCTCATGTTCCCCCACGCGGCCCTCGACCTCCCTCCGGACGCCATGGCCCAGATCACGGCCACGTCCATGAGCGGCTCCGACGGCCTCGGGGCGCTCGTGGCTCCCTTCCTCGTGCGGCTGTCGGAGAATCTGGCCGCCGTGGCCGGCCCCAACGGTTCACGGCTCATCAACAACGCGCTCGACCTCGTCACGACGCTGTTCAACGGAGAGCTCGACCTCCGCTCGGCCGCCTCCCGCGATCCGCACCAGATGCTGCTCGCGCGGATCCACGACTACATCGAGGTCCACCTGCCCGATCAGGCCCTCTCCCCCGGCTCCATCGCGGCGGCACACTTCATCTCGACCCGCCACCTCCACGACCTCTTCCGGGAGCTCGGGACCACCGTCTCGGCGTCCATCCGCGAGCGCCGGCTCGAGCGCTGCCGGCGCGACCTCCGCGACCCGGTGCTGGCCGACCGGCCGGTCACTGCCATCGCCGCACGCTGGGGATTCACCGACTCGGCGCACTTCTCCCGGATCTTCCGGGCCGCCTACGGCCTTCCTCCGACCTCCTACCGGGCGGCGGTAGGTTGA
- a CDS encoding HpcH/HpaI aldolase family protein — translation MPFRLEPEKTFRHALAQAQTGAGPEGPSAQIGLWVCSGSPLVAEIMAGSGAQWLLIDAEHSPNSLESVLAQLHAVHGYPVLPMVRLPWNDTVLIKQYLDLGAQNLLIPMVNDAEQARAAVAGVRYPPHGVRGVGSALARAARWNRIPDYLARADETISLTVQIETAEAVAKVEEILAVDGVDGIFIGPSDLAASMGLLGQQEHPEVRAAVERCLDAAQKAGKPAGVNAFVESSARHYIDRGARFVLVGADVAILARSSEELASRFAAPGASSAQDDGERPASY, via the coding sequence ATGCCGTTTCGTCTAGAGCCCGAGAAGACGTTCCGCCACGCCCTCGCCCAGGCCCAGACAGGCGCCGGCCCCGAGGGCCCCAGCGCGCAGATCGGCCTGTGGGTCTGCTCGGGCAGTCCGCTGGTGGCCGAGATCATGGCCGGCTCCGGCGCGCAGTGGCTCCTCATCGATGCCGAGCACAGCCCGAACTCGCTCGAGTCGGTCCTGGCCCAGCTGCACGCGGTGCACGGCTACCCGGTGCTGCCCATGGTCCGGCTGCCGTGGAACGACACGGTGCTGATCAAGCAGTACCTCGATCTGGGGGCCCAGAACCTCCTGATCCCCATGGTCAACGACGCCGAGCAGGCCCGTGCCGCCGTCGCGGGCGTGCGGTACCCGCCCCACGGCGTCCGCGGCGTCGGCTCCGCCCTCGCCCGCGCCGCCCGGTGGAACCGCATCCCGGACTACCTCGCGCGCGCGGACGAGACGATCTCGCTCACGGTCCAGATCGAGACCGCCGAGGCGGTCGCCAAGGTCGAGGAGATCCTGGCGGTGGACGGGGTGGACGGGATCTTCATCGGCCCGTCCGACCTCGCGGCGTCCATGGGACTCCTCGGCCAGCAGGAGCACCCCGAGGTGCGGGCCGCGGTTGAACGGTGCCTCGACGCCGCCCAGAAGGCCGGGAAACCCGCCGGCGTCAACGCGTTCGTCGAGTCGAGCGCGCGGCACTACATCGACCGCGGCGCGCGCTTCGTGCTCGTGGGCGCGGACGTGGCGATCCTCGCCCGCTCGAGCGAGGAGCTCGCCTCGCGTTTCGCGGCGCCGGGCGCGTCTTCCGCACAGGACGACGGCGAGCGGCCGGCCAGCTACTGA
- a CDS encoding 2-keto-4-pentenoate hydratase — MLNEETIAAIADELVEAGRTRTPVPLLHTRYEGMDVEDAYAVQKLWASRLEAEGRRVAGRKIGLTSKAMQAATGITEPDYGVIFDDQVLENGAVVEWKRYTHPRIEVELAFKLGKDLTGRGPNGTAVTLFDVLDATDYVVPALEILDSRIEMEGRTIVDTISDNAALGAMVVGGRPVRPHETDLRWIASLLYRNQEIVETGVAAGVLNHPATGVAWLADKLAQHGQDLRAGDLILAGSFTRPMWVYEGDTVYADYGPLGTVTCRFV; from the coding sequence ATGCTGAACGAGGAGACCATCGCGGCGATCGCCGACGAGCTCGTGGAGGCCGGGCGGACGCGCACGCCCGTCCCGCTCCTCCACACCCGGTACGAGGGCATGGACGTCGAGGACGCGTACGCGGTCCAGAAGCTCTGGGCCAGTCGGCTCGAGGCCGAGGGACGGCGGGTGGCGGGGCGCAAGATCGGCCTCACGTCGAAGGCCATGCAGGCGGCCACGGGCATCACCGAGCCGGACTACGGCGTCATCTTCGACGACCAGGTCCTCGAGAACGGTGCCGTCGTCGAGTGGAAGCGCTACACGCATCCGCGCATCGAGGTCGAGCTCGCGTTCAAGCTCGGCAAGGACCTCACGGGCCGTGGCCCGAACGGAACAGCTGTCACGCTGTTCGACGTGCTCGACGCGACCGACTACGTGGTGCCAGCGCTCGAGATCCTCGACTCGAGGATCGAGATGGAGGGCCGCACCATCGTGGACACCATCTCGGACAACGCCGCGCTCGGGGCGATGGTGGTGGGCGGCCGCCCGGTGCGACCGCACGAGACCGACCTCCGCTGGATCGCCTCCCTCCTGTACCGCAACCAGGAGATCGTCGAGACCGGCGTGGCGGCCGGCGTCCTCAATCACCCGGCCACAGGCGTGGCGTGGCTCGCGGACAAGCTCGCCCAGCACGGGCAGGACCTGCGTGCGGGGGACCTCATCCTCGCCGGCTCGTTCACCCGGCCCATGTGGGTCTACGAGGGCGACACGGTCTACGCCGACTACGGGCCCCTGGGGACGGTGACATGCCGTTTCGTCTAG
- a CDS encoding DUF1992 domain-containing protein, with product MTDGTDSRRGEELRRRLEHAAELRAGGVAQGPEEAEEIAREDELNRRRRRVDSARRADYLIRDAMARGEFDHLEYAGKPIPNLDNANDPDWWIKGLIQREQLTGLGPEALVLRVEDERLEATLDALHTEGQIRESLEAFNRRVIEARRQLLGGPPVITKTRDIEAEVRAWHERRTVAAAARAEEEAHDDAARPPSFWRRLVGRRREGG from the coding sequence ATGACGGACGGCACGGACAGCCGACGCGGGGAGGAGCTCAGACGCAGGCTCGAGCACGCGGCCGAGCTGCGGGCAGGCGGGGTGGCGCAGGGTCCCGAGGAAGCCGAGGAGATCGCGCGGGAGGACGAGCTCAACCGCAGGCGTCGCCGGGTCGACAGTGCCCGGCGGGCCGACTACCTCATCCGGGACGCGATGGCGCGCGGCGAGTTCGACCACCTCGAGTACGCCGGCAAGCCTATCCCGAACCTCGACAACGCCAATGATCCCGACTGGTGGATCAAGGGCCTCATCCAGCGCGAGCAGCTCACGGGACTCGGCCCCGAGGCCCTGGTCCTGAGGGTGGAGGACGAGCGGCTTGAGGCCACGCTCGACGCGCTCCACACCGAGGGCCAGATCCGCGAGAGCCTCGAGGCGTTCAACCGGCGCGTCATCGAGGCGCGCCGCCAGCTCCTCGGCGGGCCGCCTGTCATCACGAAGACGCGCGACATCGAAGCCGAGGTGCGCGCCTGGCACGAGCGGCGCACGGTCGCGGCGGCAGCCCGCGCGGAAGAGGAGGCGCACGACGACGCCGCTCGCCCGCCGTCGTTCTGGCGGCGGCTGGTCGGCAGACGCCGCGAAGGTGGTTGA
- a CDS encoding TetR/AcrR family transcriptional regulator produces MPKIVDHDQRRLELVDATWRVIAERGIDAATMREIAAEAGFANGALKPYFDSKDRLLDFAFEHVFAQTNRRMDGATAGLSGRDALRAYCHEILPLDEERLAEARVAIAFWNKALRDPAKAALHERSMDQWRSALAGLLREAGFTGSQAHDAAGQGSAAELTAAVGAVMDLVLGAQITATLSPGHHGTGQLVAQLDCLLDGLLAGVAA; encoded by the coding sequence ATGCCGAAGATCGTCGACCACGACCAGAGGCGACTCGAGCTCGTCGACGCCACGTGGCGGGTCATCGCGGAGCGCGGGATCGACGCCGCGACGATGCGCGAGATCGCGGCGGAGGCAGGCTTCGCGAACGGCGCCCTCAAGCCCTACTTCGACTCGAAGGACCGACTGCTGGACTTCGCCTTCGAGCACGTCTTCGCCCAGACCAACCGGCGCATGGACGGTGCCACCGCCGGGCTGTCCGGCCGTGACGCGCTGCGGGCCTACTGTCACGAGATCCTGCCGCTCGACGAGGAGCGCCTCGCCGAGGCTCGCGTGGCCATCGCCTTCTGGAACAAGGCTTTGCGCGATCCTGCGAAGGCCGCGCTGCACGAGCGGTCCATGGACCAGTGGCGCTCGGCCCTCGCCGGCCTCCTGCGCGAGGCGGGCTTCACCGGGTCGCAGGCGCACGACGCCGCCGGGCAGGGATCCGCGGCGGAACTCACCGCGGCGGTCGGCGCCGTCATGGACCTCGTGCTCGGTGCCCAGATCACGGCCACGCTCTCCCCCGGCCACCACGGCACGGGCCAGCTCGTTGCCCAGCTGGACTGCCTCCTCGACGGCCTCCTGGCCGGGGTGGCAGCATGA
- a CDS encoding alpha/beta hydrolase — MARIRTGDEARGWVPDGLGDGFEQLTLAGHDGEPATLVRYRGASRRWWRKPAIGTDVLYVHGWSDYFFQRPLAEFWHRAGARFYALDLHGFGRSLRPGKVPGDASSLTDFDADIASALTAMGQPTHDDAASSRAPRRRLLLLGHSTGGLILSLWTARHPESVDAVVLNSPWLEFQASEIARRAMAPLLEAHARLLPHRALPGIDSGNYARTISAELGGEWTYNALWRPAKAFQLPPGFLAAVFVGQDQVAQGLRLELPVLVLLSDKSYLSPQWRDDAASADVAINVDRVAHRALSLGENVTIVRVPGAMHDIFLSPAPIRRRAYARMAAWTAGALRLGGPDAWAERVDGL; from the coding sequence ATGGCGCGGATCCGTACGGGAGACGAGGCGCGGGGCTGGGTTCCGGATGGTCTCGGAGACGGCTTCGAGCAGCTGACGCTCGCGGGTCACGACGGCGAGCCCGCCACCCTCGTGCGGTACCGGGGGGCGTCGAGACGGTGGTGGCGCAAGCCGGCCATCGGCACGGACGTGCTGTACGTGCACGGATGGAGCGACTACTTCTTCCAGCGCCCGCTTGCCGAGTTCTGGCACCGAGCCGGGGCCCGCTTCTATGCCCTTGACCTGCACGGCTTCGGTCGGAGCCTCCGCCCCGGCAAGGTACCCGGCGACGCCTCGAGCCTGACCGACTTCGATGCCGACATTGCCTCCGCCCTGACGGCCATGGGACAACCGACGCACGACGACGCGGCCTCCTCGCGCGCGCCGCGGCGTCGGCTGCTCCTGCTCGGCCACTCGACGGGAGGGCTCATCCTGAGCCTCTGGACCGCGCGGCACCCCGAGTCGGTCGACGCCGTTGTCCTCAACAGCCCGTGGCTCGAATTCCAGGCATCCGAGATCGCCCGCCGCGCCATGGCCCCCCTTCTTGAGGCCCATGCGAGGCTCCTGCCCCACCGTGCGCTGCCGGGCATCGATTCGGGCAACTACGCGCGGACCATCTCTGCAGAGCTCGGCGGCGAATGGACGTACAACGCGCTCTGGCGGCCGGCGAAGGCCTTCCAGCTCCCTCCCGGATTCCTCGCTGCGGTCTTCGTCGGCCAGGATCAGGTGGCCCAAGGGCTCAGGCTCGAGCTCCCGGTGCTGGTGCTCCTCTCGGACAAGAGCTACCTGTCCCCGCAGTGGCGCGACGACGCGGCGTCGGCCGACGTGGCGATCAACGTCGACAGGGTGGCCCACCGCGCGCTCTCACTGGGCGAGAACGTCACTATCGTGCGGGTACCCGGCGCGATGCATGACATCTTCCTCTCGCCCGCACCCATCCGGCGCCGCGCCTACGCCCGCATGGCCGCGTGGACGGCGGGCGCGCTGCGCCTCGGGGGCCCGGACGCCTGGGCCGAGCGCGTCGACGGGCTGTAG
- a CDS encoding MFS transporter yields the protein MTQAVNAGRPSSAMSREERRVLAGTLVGTTIEWYDFFIYAQAAGVVLGPLFLAPVAKENPGLSQVIAFATIGISFLFRPLGAIVAGHLGDRLGRKQMLVFTLIMMGLSTSLIGVLPTYAQVGALAPVLLILLRVLQGFSAGGEWGGAALMSVEHAPKGRRGYFGAYPQIGVPIGMILATFTLWLLTTVMGPAFAQWGWRLPFLFSIVLIVVGYMIRRAVEESPVFLALQERRKESSAPLGQLFRYNWKEVILTAVIFIANNAAGYLLIAYFATYAVKVLKMDQPTVLLATTLASFGWLVFTLWGGLISDRLGRIRTFQIGYAFLALWAVPMWFLIDTKDIVWYFVAIFVMTIGLGLSYGPQSALYAEMFPARVRYSGVSIGYALGAILGGAFAPMIAEMLMNQFKMSWTIGVYIAIAAVISLIAVSLVKETKGVDLHVEEAHADYVREHPDAVH from the coding sequence ATGACCCAGGCAGTCAACGCTGGCCGACCCTCTTCCGCGATGTCGCGTGAGGAGCGTCGGGTTCTGGCCGGCACTCTCGTCGGCACCACGATCGAGTGGTACGACTTCTTCATCTATGCCCAGGCGGCCGGCGTCGTGCTCGGCCCGCTCTTCCTCGCCCCCGTCGCCAAGGAGAACCCGGGCCTGTCCCAGGTGATCGCCTTCGCGACGATCGGCATCTCGTTCCTCTTCCGCCCCCTCGGGGCGATCGTTGCCGGCCACCTGGGCGACCGCCTGGGCCGCAAGCAGATGCTCGTGTTCACGCTCATCATGATGGGCCTCTCCACGTCCCTCATCGGCGTGCTGCCCACCTACGCGCAGGTCGGGGCACTGGCACCGGTCCTGCTGATCCTGCTCCGTGTGCTGCAGGGCTTCTCGGCCGGTGGCGAGTGGGGCGGAGCAGCGCTCATGTCCGTCGAGCACGCGCCGAAGGGCCGCCGCGGCTACTTCGGCGCCTATCCGCAGATCGGCGTTCCGATCGGCATGATCCTCGCCACCTTCACGCTCTGGCTGCTGACCACGGTAATGGGCCCGGCCTTCGCCCAGTGGGGCTGGCGCCTGCCCTTCCTGTTCTCGATCGTGCTGATCGTGGTCGGCTACATGATCCGCCGCGCGGTGGAGGAGAGCCCGGTCTTCCTGGCGCTCCAGGAGCGCCGCAAGGAGTCCTCGGCCCCCCTCGGGCAGCTGTTCCGGTACAACTGGAAAGAAGTCATCCTCACCGCGGTCATCTTCATCGCGAACAACGCGGCCGGCTACCTGCTCATCGCCTACTTCGCCACCTACGCGGTCAAGGTGCTCAAGATGGACCAGCCCACGGTCCTGCTCGCCACGACGCTGGCCTCCTTCGGCTGGCTCGTCTTCACGCTCTGGGGCGGGCTGATCTCCGACAGGCTGGGCCGGATCCGCACGTTCCAGATCGGCTACGCGTTCCTCGCGCTGTGGGCGGTGCCGATGTGGTTCCTCATCGACACGAAGGACATCGTCTGGTACTTCGTGGCCATCTTCGTCATGACGATCGGCCTCGGCCTGTCCTACGGCCCGCAGTCGGCACTCTACGCCGAGATGTTCCCTGCCCGGGTGCGCTACTCGGGGGTCTCGATCGGCTACGCCCTCGGCGCGATCCTCGGCGGCGCGTTCGCCCCGATGATCGCCGAGATGCTCATGAACCAGTTCAAGATGTCCTGGACGATCGGCGTCTACATCGCGATTGCCGCGGTCATCTCCCTCATCGCCGTCTCGCTCGTGAAGGAGACCAAGGGGGTCGACCTCCACGTGGAAGAGGCCCACGCCGACTACGTCCGCGAACACCCCGATGCCGTGCACTGA
- a CDS encoding alpha/beta fold hydrolase, translating to MSTTQNPADGTEISYDAAGSGPAVVLLHGSALSRAIWRGLGYVKALDGFTVVRIDLRGHGRSGKPDHAAAYRMPRHTGDVLAVLDAEGIPRAHVAGYSLGSRVAFSLAATAPDRTTSLTALGGTFRPQRGEVAKVFFPGYLEALESGRIEAFVEGLDAAGKRLDPATRQAFLANDPAALAACFAGTEEDPGLPEAVIAQLALPALLMAGTRDPQRLEDSRRAAQLMPNARFIELPGRTHAGTLAPAGPILDELVPFLRAAS from the coding sequence GTGAGTACGACCCAGAACCCGGCCGACGGTACCGAGATCTCGTACGACGCCGCGGGGAGCGGCCCCGCCGTCGTCCTCCTCCACGGATCAGCGCTCTCAAGGGCAATCTGGCGCGGGCTCGGCTATGTCAAGGCGCTCGACGGCTTCACGGTGGTGCGCATCGATCTGCGCGGCCACGGCCGCAGCGGCAAGCCGGACCACGCGGCCGCGTACCGCATGCCGCGGCACACCGGCGATGTCCTTGCCGTCCTCGACGCCGAGGGGATCCCCAGGGCCCACGTGGCGGGCTACTCGCTCGGCTCGCGCGTCGCCTTCTCGCTCGCAGCCACCGCACCCGATCGCACCACCTCCCTGACCGCACTCGGAGGCACCTTCAGGCCGCAGCGCGGCGAGGTGGCCAAGGTCTTCTTCCCGGGGTACCTCGAGGCCCTCGAGTCCGGCCGGATCGAGGCCTTCGTGGAGGGGCTCGATGCCGCCGGAAAGCGGTTGGACCCTGCCACCCGCCAGGCGTTCCTCGCCAACGACCCCGCCGCGCTCGCCGCGTGCTTCGCCGGCACCGAGGAGGACCCGGGGCTGCCCGAAGCCGTCATCGCCCAGCTGGCGCTGCCCGCCCTCCTCATGGCAGGCACGCGCGACCCGCAGCGGCTCGAGGATTCGCGGCGGGCCGCGCAGCTGATGCCGAATGCTCGTTTCATCGAGCTGCCCGGGCGCACCCACGCCGGCACCCTCGCGCCGGCGGGGCCGATCCTCGACGAGCTGGTGCCGTTCCTGCGGGCGGCGTCGTAG